One window of Arvicola amphibius chromosome 6, mArvAmp1.2, whole genome shotgun sequence genomic DNA carries:
- the LOC119817142 gene encoding spermatogenesis-associated protein 31D4-like → MEKVLSFLNSTTEPWLRLGYLPSAFPDIYPKCIFLSAVGVLLLYLRYLLLKPFLPTLSNQTVRKQQGEARKRRRASFKEFRIFHRETQERRKLLSVVQSPFGQLYDASHFRRVLCPDPHCDVCNEATAKVSHLLSGATPEDAAASASSVASTASVTETSFTLSPPLSPSPLGCQISSLPPPPLPPPPPPPSVISTLEDTPLCTPQGDSPPSEPVLLTSVDFPPPLGHIPPHPLPTLPQTEESLQLETSPSLVDSPSEQILNATTNKEACGGMSEFLPSQSECLVNRHSSEAFLGGQPTIYFPMPGKPSFPNPKVLALLERQDQSQSDLLMLRDEKEKAETFQFEKTLKTWKEISEPASGSQSSGVSLPLRSSEGVLQELMVHQELVQMQTSKDRLEPKVIQHFWGLPYLHSESVNTVTTLSTRSSTCIWFNSTPDSSVLIHPIPLSLPESQPQILTQSQSQSVLLQPPVPVTPSSSQSQLRICEVYFHTSQDKTKALLQSGIRHLEWNVTTEEERVWALPAKVQTSQTKVCLLPSTPSLVRQSSNVHTPRSVPPNDFPLSDAFRKKLEYHLRKRLILQRRGLPQRIFKSQPWMHPDLVQSSMSSYGLSGISFFQPQDSKDWQDTVLNQPGSSQESLSLDGKMVEAQGQSSEIVQRYPRGNSKGALDNGLQSDSETNLQRHPGSLSGKPSGTSQVSQCREKLKTALQKPLVSHLNEASKGQRAGTASRSGNCPLPLTSRVDNEQHAAQRQSRSDNKDRHTKSTDTVTKPVLHQASTVLDNTSLKESEGNEHSPDMPRISTEAAPAPLGKQLDSGKTVLGPQGAKVNSKNIFVADKINNIVKGGQLSVLQPQPTKILNTNQGKSTQGADGNTTKAQNTLVTGRALKEITCPQKSQTSDCNSQVSREGKFKPESRLPIQTLGPPRDKLPASDEFAYRHFLMSDRSPSRGPMMASQVQRQEPRMPPHVLGKGQSKDISPSVKKVWPAPWKMEELGARVPRPGTLQANGKSCHAQVSPTQGRHGEKPTQPLPGKALTPPEHQFRKHVKHFLQWLSPDRRGKVQETFPQKGSSPPSPGQDPELFKGRATFPGNTIAQRAMRDPGKVSKEQLRHRQIAADTMRHPVPSPLTKPVIAKPRSQSWVLAEPAQGRPFQHQATCPKVLSSRPYNQATAVVGQRRWVEDRVSQSQKSVFLQPNPPAPYRGPELHRNLVSRRAGQLPQTAPPFAVGTVLADLSRLCEQKILAQNFSGKGFLPQK, encoded by the exons ATGGAGAAGGTCCTCTCCTTTCTGAATAGCACTACTGAGCCATGGTTGAGGCTTGGATATTTACCCTCAGCCTTCCCAGACATTTACCCCAAGTGCATCTTTCTGAGTGCAGTAGGGGTGCTGCTTTTGTACCTGAGGTACCTGCTGCTGAAACCATTCTTACCCACACTGAGCAATCAAACCGTCAGAAAG cAACAGGGAGAAGCTAGGAAAAGAAGGAGAGCATCATTTAAAG AATTTAGAatcttccacagagaaacccaggagAGGCGGAAGCTGCTGTCTGTTGTGCAAAG CCCCTTCGGACAGCTGTACGATGCCTCCCACTTCCGACGAGTGCTTTGTCCAGATCCCCACTGTGACGTGTGCAACGAAGCCACGGCCAAGGTCAGTCATCTGCTTTCAGGGGCCACCCCCGAAGATGCCGCTGCCTCTGCATCCAGTGTGGCTTCCACGGCCTCTGTGACTGAGACCTCCTTtactctgtcccctcccctctcacCGAGCCCTCTGGGGTGTCAGATTTCAtcgcttcctcctcctcctcttcctcctcctcctcctcctccctctgttaTCTCAACCTTGGAAGACACACCTTTGTGCACACCACAAGGTGACTCCCCGCCATCAGAGCCTGTTCTTCTCACAAGCGTGGACTTCCCGCCGCCTCTGGGCCACATCCCACCTCATCCACTTCCCACACTTCCTCAAACGGAAGAGTCTTTACAACTAGAAACCTCTCCATCCCTGGTGGACAGCCCAAGCGAGCAGATCCTCAATGCCACAACAAACAAGGAAGCTTGTGGTGGCATGTCAGAGTTCCTCCCATCACAGTCGGAATGCTTGGTGAACCGCCACTCTTCTGAAGCTTTTTTGGGGGGACAACCCACCATCTATTTCCCAATGCCTGGAAAACCCTCTTTTCCCAACCCCAAAGTCCTGGCACTGCTAGAGAGACAAGACCAAAGCCAGTCTGACTTACTTATGCTgagggatgagaaagaaaaagcagaaacttttcaattcgAAAAAACACTTAAGACTTGGAAGGAAATCTCAGAGCCAGCCTCCGGGTCGCAGAGCTCAGGAGTCTCCCTACCTCTGAGGAGCAGCGAAGGCGTGCTCCAGGAGCTGATGGTGCATCAGGAGCTCGTTCAGATGCAAACCTCTAAAGACCGATTAGAACCCAAGGTTATACAGCACTTCTGGGGTCTCCCGTACCTCCACAGTGAGTCTGTGAACACCGTCACTACGCTGTCGACTCGTTCCTCAACGTGCATCTGGTTCAACAGCACCCCAGACTCCTCAGTCCTGATTCACCCAATACCTCTGTCCCTGCCTGAAAGCCAGCCCCAGATCTTGACCCAATCGCAGTCCCAGAgtgtcctgcttcagcctccagtcCCAGTGACACCGTCCTCCTCTCAGTCTCAGCTTAGGATCTGTGAGGTGTATTTTCATACATCCCAAGACAAGACAAAGGCTCTGCTGCAATCTGGGATCCGCCACCTAGAATGGAATGTCAcgacagaggaagagagggtgtGGGCTTTACCCGCGAAGGTCCAAACATCTCAGACAAAAGTTTGTCTCCTACCTTCCACGCCCTCACTAGTAAGGCAGTCCTCCAACGTCCACACTCCCAGGTCTGTTCCTCCTAATGACTTCCCCCTGAGTGACGCATTCCGGAAAAAACTTGAGTACCATCTTCGGAAGAGGCTCATCCTACAGCGCAGGGGCCTGCCCCAGAGGATTTTCAAGTCTCAGCCGTGGATGCATCCTGACCTTGTGCAGTCATCTATGAGCAGCTATGGGctctcagggatctctttctttCAGCCCCAGGATAGCAAAGACTGGCAGGACACTGTCTTGAACCAGCCTGGAAGCTCCCAAGAGAGTCTCTCGCTAGATGGAAAAATGGTAGAGGCACAAGGACAGAGTTCAGAGATTGTCCAAAGATATCCACGGGGTAACTCCAAGGGCGCTCTAGATAATGGCCTGCAGTCTGACTCTGAGACAAACCTACAGCGCCACCCAGGCAGTCTGTCAGGTAAACCTTCAGGGACCTCACAGGTGAGCCAGTGTCGGGAAAAACTTAAAACTGCGCTGCAGAAGCCTTTGGTCAGTCATCTCAACGAAGCCAGTAAGGGTCAGAGAGCTGGCACAGCGTCCAGATCAGGGAATTGTCCTCTCCCTCTTACCTCGCGTGTGGATAATGAACAACATGCGGCTCAGAGACAGTCACGTTCTGATAACAAGGACAGACACACCAAGAGCACAGATACAGTGACAAAGCCTGTTCTGCACCAGGCATCCACGGTCTTAGACAACACcagcttgaaagagtcagagggcAATGAACACAGCCCAGATATGCCCAGAATATCCACTGAGGCTGCCCCTGCACCATTGGGTAAGCAACTGGATTCAGGAAAAACAGTCTTGGGGCCTCAAGGAGCAAAGGTGAATAGCAAAAACATATTTGTAGCTGACAAGATCAATAACATAGTCAAGGGAGGGCAGCTCAGTGTTCTTCAACCACAACCTACCAAGATCTTGAACACCAACCAGGGCAAGAGTACTCAAGGGGCAGATGGGAATacaacaaaagcacaaaataCTCTGGTAACTGGAAGGGCCCTAAAAGAAATAACATGTCCCCAGAAAAGTCAGACATCTGACTGTAATAGTCAGGTATCCAGGGAAGGGAAATTTAAACCAGAAAGCAGGCTGCCCATCCAAACTCTAGGGCCGCCACGTGACAAGCTCCCTGCCTCAGATGAATTCGCTTACAGACATTTCCTCATGTCTGACCGGAGCCCTTCCAGGGGCCCCATGATGGCTTCTCAGGTGCAGCGACAGGAGCCCCGGATGCCTCCTCACGTCCTGGGCAAAGGCCAGAGCAAGGACATCTCTCCATCTGTCAAGAAAGTCTGGCCTGCTCCATGGAAAATGGAGGAGCTTGGGGCAAGGGTTCCCCGGCCTGGGACATTACAGGCCAATGGGAAGAGCTGCCATGCACAGGTCAGTCCAACCCAGGGGCGTCATGGGGAAAAGCCCACCCAACCCCTGCCCGGGAAGGCACTGACCCCTCCGGAACACCAGTTCAGAAAGCACGTCAAACACTTCCTGCAGTGGCTTTCTCCTGACAGAAGAGGCAAAGTGCAGGAAACGTTCCCACAAAAAGGCTCTTCCCCACCATCACCAGGGCAGGACCCAGAACTATTTAAAGGGAGAGCTACCTTTCCTGGGAATACTATAGCTCAGAGAGCCATGAGAGACCCAGGGAAGGTCTCCAAGGAGCAACTGAGGCACAGGCAAATTGCTGCAGACACCATGCGCCATCCTGTGCCCTCTCCTCTTACCAAGCCTGTGATAGCTAAGCCAAGGAGTCAGTCTTGGGTCCTGGCAGAGCCAGCCCAGGGGCGTCCGTTCCAACACCAAGCAACCTGCCCTAAAGTGCTGAGTTCCAGGCCCTACAACCAAGCCACTGCTGTCGTTGGTCAAAGGAGATGGGTCGAAGACAGGGTCAGCCAGTCCCAGAAAAGTGTGTTTTTACAGCCTAACCCGCCCGCACCCTACAGGGGTCCAGAGCTGCACCGAAACCTCGTTTCAAGGAGAGCTGGGCAACTTCCTCAGACGGCACCGCCCTTCGCTGTAGGGACTGTGCTGGCAGACTTGTCCCGATTATGTGAACAGAAAATCCTGGCTCAGAATTTCAGTGGAAAAGGTTTTCTTCCCCAGAAATAA